The Candidatus Denitrolinea symbiosum DNA window CCGGGCGAGGCCATCAGGTTGATCGCGAAGACGCCCGCCGCGTCCAATCGGGCGCGGTTTTCGTTGGCTAACTTGTCGTTGGCGTTGAGGATATTTTCGACGACCGGGATTCGTTGAGTCATGTCGCTCCTGTAAATCTGTCCGTTCTCATTCCACGTCAATCGCCTCGAGCGAACACTCCTCGCCGGCGACGATCTTCGCGCCGACGCCTCCGCAGTTTGGGCAGACGAGTTCCGTCTCTTTCGGGCTGTACTTTGTGAAGCAGGCCATGCACTGCAACTCGGCGGGGACGCGGCGGAAGTGCAGCGTCGCTCCCTGGGCGATGGTTCCCTCGGCGATCATGTCCCAGTAAAACTGGATCGAGTCGTCCACCATTGTGCTGAGTTCGCCCATCACAATGTGGATGTCGGTGATGCGTTTGGCGTTGGCCTGCTCGCCGTGCCGCAGGGCGATTTCGAGAATGGATTGGGTGACGGGTAATTCGTGCATATCAGGCTGCCGTGATTGTACCCTCGATTGGCGCCTGGGCGTCCTGCACGGCGGCATGGATCTGGCTGATGAAAGTCACGAATTCGCCGGTCGGGCGGGCGCGCAGGATCTGTTTTCGCGCTTCGCGCGAGAGACTTTGCATCATCAGGTACTGGATGGCGTGTTTGCGGAAGAGCCGCTGCCCGTCCCCTTCGCCGTAAAACGCGAGGTTGCGCGCCAGGTGTTCGCGCAGGACGCGCTGGACTTCCTCGGGCGGGACCTGGTCGCGGTCCAGCCCGGCGAAGATCCACGGGTTGGCGACCGCGCCGCGTCCGACCATGACCGCGTCGCAGCCCGTGACCTGCTTCATGCGCGCGATGTCCGCGACGGTCCGCGCGTCCCCATTCCCGATGACGGGGATCTTCACCAGCGACTTGACCTCGGCGATGGCGTCCCAATTGGCGTGACCCGCGTAGCGCTGTTCCTTCGTCCGCGCGTGGAGGGCGATCAGCGCGCCGCCGTTCTCCTCCACGATGCGGGCGATGAGACGGTACGAGCGGCAATCGTCCCAGCCGAGACGGATCTTCCCCGTGACGGGAATCTCCAGCGCGGCGGTCAACTTGCGGAACGTGCGCGCGATCTTCAGCGGGGAGCGCATCATCCCCACGCCCGCGCCGCGCCGCGCCACCGTCTTGGCGGGGCAGCCCATGTTGATGTCTATGATGTCGGGACGGAGTTCCTGCGCTCTCAACGCGGCTTCGAGTATCTCGTCGGGGTCATCCCCGTAAAGTTGGAACGCGATCGGGCGCTCGGCTTCTTCAAAATGGAATTTCTTGAGCGGGAGTTTCGAGCGGCTGAGGATCTTCTGCACATCCACGAATTCGGTGTAACTCATCGCCGATCCCAACTCGCGGCAAACGGACCGGAACGGCCAGTCGGAATAGCCGTCCATCGGCGCGAGGATGGCGTCGCCGTGGATGGGGATGTCGCGGATGTGGAAGTGGGCGGTCATTGGCGTTCGGTAATCGGTAATCAGTGATCAGTGAGCAGTGTTCAGTGGCGATGGGATTATATCGTAGAGGATACCAGTCCCCCTAAGCGTAATGGGAAGGACGACAAAGATCCCCTCTCTCGTAATCGGGAGAGGGGACAGGAGGAGCGCTTACGCGGTTTGCTTTTTCAACCGGTCCACAAAATGTTTGCGGAACTTCGCCACCTTCGGCGCGACGACCGCCATGCAATACGGCTGGGATGGGTTGTTGACGAAATATTCCTGGTGGTAATCCTCGGCTGCGAAGAATTTGTCGAACTTCGTCACTTCGGTGACGATGGGATTCGGCCAGAGTTTGGACTCGGTCAGTTCGCGGATGACCGCCTCGGCGTCCGCGCGCTGCGAATCGTCGTGGTAAAAGATCGCCGAGCGGTACTGAGTCCCCACGTCCGCGCCCTGGCGGTTGAGCGTGGTCGGGTCGTGGATGGCAAAGAAGACGCGCAGCAGGTCGCGGTAGGAGAGCGTGGACGGGTCGAACGTCACCTGCACGACTTCCGCGTGCCCCGTCATCCCCGTGCAGACGGCTTGATAGGACGGGTTGTCCACATGCCCGCCCGAGTAGCCCGATTCAACGGAAACGACGCCGTTCAATTCGTCGAAGACGGCCTCGAGACACCAGAAGCATCCTCCGGCTAATGTCGCGATTTGATGATTTGCATTCATGATAAAGACTCCTTCTCGATAATGATGATGACAGATCTGTCTACGGGATAGACGACGCGGCGGGGGAGATTTGGATTAAGAAATGATAACAGTTTAAACATTTCGTCCAGCGGGTTGCGCTGGACGAAGGATTCGATCGGACTTTAGCCTGCTACTGGAACCGACTCGTTGATAACCAGATTCGCAATTGACATGGCCTTCAATTCTAATCGCGTCATCTCAATGTACTTGCTGGCGTCTTCGATTTCGATGCCGATGGCGCGATCATTCTCGTCGTAATCCACAACTACGCCTGGGGAGACCTCTTCTGACTCCACGCTCACGCCGCCAGCAAGTTTGATGTAGAGCATGTCGGTTTCTTTGTGATATTCGAAGACCATTACAAACTCGGCTCCGCCAGTTTCTCTTCCGTCTTCGCCAGCACGATCTCGCCGTCCTCGCCAACGCTGACGGTGATTGCGTCGCCGTCGGCGAAGATGCCCGACAGCAGTTTGTCGGAGAGCGGATCCTCCACGCGCTGTTGGATCACGCGGCGCAGGGGACGCGCGCCGAACTCGGGGTCGAAGCCCTGGTCCGCCAGCGCGGACAAAGCCTCGGGCGTGGCCGTCAGCGTCAGGTTGTGTTCGATCAGGCGCGCCGCCACTTTGTCCAGTTCGATGCGGACGATCTGCTGGATGTCGTCTTTATTCAGCGAGCGGAAGATGACGGTCCCGTCGAGGCGGTTGATGAACTCGGGACGGAAGGCACGCTTGAGCGACTCGTTCAACTTCTTGCGCATCTCGTCGTAGGAGAGTTTCTCCTCCAGCGCCTCGTCTCGCTTGGTCTGGAAGCCGAGGCCGGTCTGTTTCTTGATCATATCCGCGCCGATGTTCGAGGTCATCACGATGATGGCGTTGCGGAAGTCCACTTTACGGCCTTTGGCGTCGGAGAGATGTCCCTCCTCCATGATTTGCAGCAGCATGTTGTGGACTTCGGGATGCGCCTTCTCCACTTCGTCGAAGACGATGATGGAATACGGACGGCGGCGCAGCGCCTCGGTCAGCTGACCCGCGTCCTCGTAGCCGACGTATCCGGGCGGCGCGCCCACGAGACGGGAGGCGGTGTGCCGCTCCATGAACTCGGACATGTCCAACTGGATGGCGGCCTCCTCGCTCCCGAACATGAACTTGGCGAGGGCTTTCGTCAACTCGGTCTTGCCGACGCCGGTCGGGCCGAGGAACATGAACGAGCCGATCGGGCGCTTCGGGTCTTTCAACCCGGCGCGGGCGCGGCGGACGGCGCGGCTGATCGCCACGATGGCGTCCTCCTGCCCGATGATGGATTTGCGGAGTTCCTCTTCCATCTTGAGCAGGCGCTGGGACTCCTCTTCCGCCAATTGCATCAGCGGCACGCCCGTCCACATGGAGACGACCTCGGCGATGTCTTCCGAAGAAACAACCGGGCTGTTGGCGCGGTCCCACGCGGAGCGCAGGCGTTCGATCTGGCTCTCGATGTCGGTGGCGCGCTCCTCCCATTCGCGGATCTCGTCGCTGTTGCCTTCCTCCTGCGCGAGGGTGCGATTCTGCCGCGCGGAGCGCAGCTGGCCGAACAGGTCTTTGGCTTGTTTCGCGGCGGGACTCTTGTACATGCGCACGCGCGACGAAGACTCGTCAATCAAGTCTATGGCTTTGTCGGGCAGGAAGCGTTCGGTGACGTAGCGCGAGGAAAGGTTCGCGGCCGCGTCCAGCGCGTCGTCCGAGATGACGAGGTGATGGTGCTCCTCGTATGCCGTGCGGATGCCTTTCAGAATTTCGATGGTTTCTTCGACGGACGGCTCGTCCACCTGGATGGGCTGGAAGCGTCTCTCCAGCGCCGCGTCGGATTCGATGTGTTTGCGATATTCGTCGAGCGTGGTCGCGCCGATGACTTGCAGTTCGCCGCGCGACAACGCGGGCTTCAAAATGTTCGCGGCGTCCACAGACGATCCCGCCGCGCCCGCGCCGACCAGCATGTGGACTTCATCTATGAAGAGGATCGCGCCAGACTGCTTGAGCTCGTCAATGACGCGTTTAAGTCTCTCTTCGAACTGGCCGCGGTACATCGTTCCGGCCACGAGCGAGCCGACGTCCAACTGGAGCAGGCGTTTGTTCATCAGCGGCGCGGGGACGTCGCCCTCCACGATGCGTTGGGCGAGTCCCTCCACGATGGCGGTCTTGCCGACGCCCGGCTCGCCGATGAGGGCAGGATTGTTCTTGGTGCGGCGCGCCAGGATCTGGATGACGCGCTCGATCTCCATCTGCCGCCCGATGACCGGGTCGAGTTTTTTCTCTTCGGCTTTGCTCGTCAGGTCGGTGGCGAGTTGGTCCACCAGGGGAGTCTTCTGCCCGGGTTGGCCGGGACGCGTGGGTTGGGCCGGCCCGGCCGGAGTCGGCGCGGACGCCGACTCGTTGAGGACGCGGCGGGTCTGCCGGCGGATCTGGTCGGGCGTTACGCCGAGGCGGCGCAGCACGTCCATGGCCGCGTTGTCCATGCGGACGAGCGCCAGCAGGATGTGTTCGGTGCCGATGTAGTGATGCCCGAGGCGGCCGGCTTCGTCCACCGCAAATTCGAGGACTTGCTGCGTATCGGGGGCGAGGTCAATTTTGTTGCCCGCGAACCGTCCGGGCGGGGAAACGCGCTCGACCATTTCGCGAACGCGCGAGGTTTCCAGTCCGAGTTCCCGCAGCACGCGTCCCGCCACCCCGCCGTCTTCATCCGCGAGGCCGAGCAGGAGGTGTTCGGTGCCAATGTTGTGCTGACGGGCGCGTTCGGCTTCGCTGTGAGCGAGACTTAAAACGCGGCGCGCCCGTTGTGTAAATCGTTCCATGCCAGCCATAAGTTCTCCAATTTTTATTCGCGACAAGAACTGTCTCGGACGATTCTACCAAACAACGCGGCTGAATTGATGTTTGAGTTTGATTAGAGTTTATTTGGGTTTCAAGTTTCATGTTCCAGGTTTCACGCGGCTTGAAACGTGAAACGCCGCACGTGAAACTTTTAACGATTATCCCCGTCTCCCTTGATCTTTCCGCGTTGTTGACGGTCGAGCAGTTTGGCGAGGTTGGATTCGGCGACGTCGTCGAGGGAGATGTCCAGTTCGGTGCAGACCTGCGCGAGGTACCACAGCACGTCGCCCAGTTCGGAGGTCAGCGCGGCGCGCGCTTCCGCGCCGATCTCGCCGTTTTTATCGCGGAACACTTTTTTGATCTTGCCCGCCACTTCGCCCGCCTCGTTGACGAGTCCAAGCGTGGGATAGACGACGGCGTGTCCGATGGACGGGTATTGCGCTGTGGCGCGGGAGCGTTTTTGGTAATCGGAAAAATTCATTTTTCGCCTTCAATGGGTAATGATGGGGGGATTGTACTTCGGTATGTCCCCGCTGAAAAGCGGCACGGCCTCCGGTGAAGGTCGTCTCAAAGCCAAAAAATTTTAGCGCCGACTCTTTACCGTACAACCCCCATCGCGAATGCCGCGAACACCTGCACTTGCGCCAGGTGCAAGTGTGGGCGAATGGCGCGAAATTTTGTTTTTTCAGCCGAGAAATTCGCGTTATTCGCGCCATTCGCGATAAAAAAAGCCCGACGATTCCTACCATGTACGGTAGGGAAGCGCCGACGGCGAAATCTACCGCGAAGGATGCCAAGGCCGCAAAGTCTCATTGGATTTCTTGGCGATCTTCGCGGGCTTCGCGGTTCGATGAACTTGCCTGGCAGAATTTTATGAATGCGCTTCCCCCGAGTCGGAATTGACTTGACTTTGTCTCGCATGGCATATATCATGCCTTCGAGCGGCGCTACACTGCTTTTGACAAAAGGAATCCGATTCGATGACGCATACATTCCCTCACAACTTTCTTTGGGGCGCGGCCACCGCGTCCTACCAGATCGAAGGCGCGTGGGACGCGGACGGCAAGGGCGAATCCATCTGGGATCGCTTCAGCCACACGCCGGGAAAGATCGAAGACAACTCGACGGGCGACGTCGCCTGCGACCATTATCGCCGCTGGCGGGAAGACGTCGCGCTGATGCGCCGCCTCGGACTCAAAGCGTATCGCTTCTCGACCTCCTGGCCGCGCGTCCTTCCATGCGGACGCGGCCGCCTCGAACCGCGCGGCCTCGACTTCTACGACCATCTTGTGGACGCGCTCTGCGCCGCGAACATCGAACCCTTCCTGACGCTCTATCATTGGGACCTGCCCCAGGCCTTACAGGACGAGGGCGGCTGGACGAACCGCGACGTCTGTCACGCCTTCGCGGACTACGCCGCGCTGATGGTCAAACGCCTCGGCGACCGCGTCCGGTACTGGACGACCTTCAACGAGCCGGCCGTCGCGGCCTTCGACGGCAACCTGATGGGCGAACACGCCCCGGGCATCCAGGACCCGCGCGTCGCCTATCAGGTCGCGCACAATCTGATGGTCGCGCACGGGCTGGCAGTGCAGGCCGTCCGCGCCGCCCGGCCGGACGTCGACGCGGGAATCGTCCTCAATTTGTGGACGTCCGATCCCGCTTCCGATTCTCCCGCCGACCTTGCCGCGGCGGAACTGGCCTGGCAGCGCGGCGAAGCGCTTTTCCTCGACGCCGTCTTCAAGGGATATTATCCGTCCGCCGTCTACGACCTGCTTGGCGGCGCCATGCCGGAGATCCGAAGCGGCGACATGGCGTTGATCACGCAGGAACTCGATTATGTCGGAGTCAACTTTTACTCGCGCAACCTCGTCGGCGCCGAGGGAAACGTCAACCCCGTCCCGGGCGCGGAGTACACCGAGATGGGCTGGGAAGTCTGCGCGCCCGCCTTGCGCCGTCTGCTCAACCGGATCAACCGGGACTATCGCCTGCCGCCCATCTATATCACCGAGAACGGCGCGGCCTTCAAAGATGAAGTGAGCGCGGACGGAAAAATCCACGACCCGCGCCGACTCGACTACCTGAAGAATCACTTCATCCAAACCCGCCTCGCCATGCAGGACGGCGTGGACGTGCGCGGCTACTTCGTCTGGTCCCTGCTCGACAACTTTGAGTGGGGGCATGGATACTCCAAACGTTTCGGCATCGTCCGCGTGAACTACGAGACGCAGGAGCGCGTGGTCAAGGATTCGGGCGAATGGTACGCGCGCGTCATCGCCGCGAACGCGGTGGAGGAGGGGCAGCCATGATAACTTCCGAGCGGGAATTTCTGAAATTTCTGGGCGCCCACGGATTTGCCTGCCGGCGCGTCGAGCATCCCGCCGTGTTCACCCGCGCGGAGGCGGAACGGCATCGTCCCGACGCGGACGCGGCGCCGGCAGGATGAAAGGTCAGCCCCCCGATCTCGAAGACCGGGGGGCTGTTTGGTTGGGAGGGGGCTGCGCGGCGACTACGGGATGTAGTATTCCACGATCAGTTGCGGGCGCGATGCAAAGGGCGCGTTGCCGCTGAACAGGCTGAGGTAGTTGGCGACCGAGTTGTTGTTATCGTCCAGCTTGAAGCGCAGACGGATTTGCGTCACTCCGCCGCTGGTCCCCAGTTTGTTGATGAAGGCCTTGGATGGGTTCAGGTTGAACGTGAACCACCCGCTTGTGGCGGCCGTCTTGAAAGGCCCCATCGTCTTGCTGGCTTTGGTCTGCCAGTCGGTGATTTGAAGCGATGTCGCGCCGAACGCGCCCTTGCGGATGTCCACCATGATGCCCTGGAATATCGTCAGGGGATTCCCGCTTCCGGTGACGCTCTGTTGACGGACCTTGAGCGTGACCTTGACGATGACGGCATTGTCGGGCAGGGTTGCGCCGGTGGCAAAGGACAGGATGGAGCGATACTGCTTGCGGTCCGCTTCGTCGCCGATGCGGAGGGTTGTCGCCGCTTTATTCATCGTCCAGCCCTTGTTGCCGTTCTCGGCGGATTCGAGGAGCCATCCATCCTGGGCGCCGCTGGAGCGGAACGTCCTCTTCTGAATCTGAATGGCTGTGACCGTGAATTTGCCGTTGACGTAGGATGTGACCACGTAGTTGGCTCCCGGGTCGCCGCCGCTGCAGACGATATCGTACTCTCCCGGCACGGTGTGCGCGGCAGGCACGCTGCAGGTTGGCGGGGTCACGAAGGCGTCGGTCCCCGCGAAGCCGCTGGCGGTGTAGGTGAATACAGGATCGGGCTGGTTGGCGACCTTGGTCTGGTCGTCTGCGGTGACGGTGATCTCGCCGGCGGTGATGTCGGCGGTGGCGGCAGCCGTGACGTTGAGCAGGTTGTAGTTGCCCGCGTCTGCGCCTTCGATGGCGATGCCGGTCACGGTGACGGTCTTGCCGGCGCCGACGTCCGCGGTGTCGAAGTCTGCCGCTGTGAATGTGGCCGTGACGGCGTCCCCGGCCAGGGCGTCAGTGGAGAGCGTCGCCAGGGCGGCGGTGGAGCCGTCGTAGGGCTTGTTGCTGGCAGTCGCGGAGACGGTCAGGTCTTTGGCGGCGATGTCGGCGGAGAGGGTCGGCGGGGTCAGCGTGTACTTGTGCGCGTCTTTGCCGCCGAGGCTCAGGCCAGACAGGGTCACGACTTTCGCGGCGCCGGCGTTTTTGTTGTCGAAGGCCGCGGACGCGCCGGTCGTATCCAGCGTAACGATGTCGCCGCCGGTCACGCCAACCAATACATATCCACTGGCGTCGAACGCAGCGTTTGTATTGCCGTCGTAAACTTTATTGCTAACTGTGATGCCGGTGACGGTGATCGCGTCGATCTCGTCCCACTGGGCGTAGAGGGTGTGGTCGGCCGCGTTGGAGACGATGGTAGCCGCGGTGACTTCAGTCCCGCCGGAAGCCGCGGTGAACCAACCGTTGAAGACGAAGCCCGCGCGGCTAGTCGTGGCGAGTTCGCCGTAGGGCTCGCCGAAGGTCACGGACTTGGATGTCGGGTCGGGATCGCTACCGCCGTTGGCGTCGAAGGTGACCGTGTAGGAGTTGACGCTCCATTGGGCGTAGAGGGTGATGTTCGCGATGAAAGTGTAGTTGGCGCCGTTGGCATAAGGAATACCGCCGCCATTGGCTTGGGTATTCCAGCCAGTGAAGGTGTAACCTGTGCGCGTGAAGACGTTGAGCGTCAACGGAGCGGTGGTATTGTAGTCTCCAGTCTGGTTGCTCATTGAGCCGGTACCGCCGTTGGCTTTGAAGGTGACGGCGTAGGCGTTGATGGTCCAGTGGGCGTAGAGGGTGTGGTCGGCC harbors:
- a CDS encoding beta-glucosidase, encoding MTHTFPHNFLWGAATASYQIEGAWDADGKGESIWDRFSHTPGKIEDNSTGDVACDHYRRWREDVALMRRLGLKAYRFSTSWPRVLPCGRGRLEPRGLDFYDHLVDALCAANIEPFLTLYHWDLPQALQDEGGWTNRDVCHAFADYAALMVKRLGDRVRYWTTFNEPAVAAFDGNLMGEHAPGIQDPRVAYQVAHNLMVAHGLAVQAVRAARPDVDAGIVLNLWTSDPASDSPADLAAAELAWQRGEALFLDAVFKGYYPSAVYDLLGGAMPEIRSGDMALITQELDYVGVNFYSRNLVGAEGNVNPVPGAEYTEMGWEVCAPALRRLLNRINRDYRLPPIYITENGAAFKDEVSADGKIHDPRRLDYLKNHFIQTRLAMQDGVDVRGYFVWSLLDNFEWGHGYSKRFGIVRVNYETQERVVKDSGEWYARVIAANAVEEGQP
- a CDS encoding NDP-hexose 4-ketoreductase, whose protein sequence is MAGMERFTQRARRVLSLAHSEAERARQHNIGTEHLLLGLADEDGGVAGRVLRELGLETSRVREMVERVSPPGRFAGNKIDLAPDTQQVLEFAVDEAGRLGHHYIGTEHILLALVRMDNAAMDVLRRLGVTPDQIRRQTRRVLNESASAPTPAGPAQPTRPGQPGQKTPLVDQLATDLTSKAEEKKLDPVIGRQMEIERVIQILARRTKNNPALIGEPGVGKTAIVEGLAQRIVEGDVPAPLMNKRLLQLDVGSLVAGTMYRGQFEERLKRVIDELKQSGAILFIDEVHMLVGAGAAGSSVDAANILKPALSRGELQVIGATTLDEYRKHIESDAALERRFQPIQVDEPSVEETIEILKGIRTAYEEHHHLVISDDALDAAANLSSRYVTERFLPDKAIDLIDESSSRVRMYKSPAAKQAKDLFGQLRSARQNRTLAQEEGNSDEIREWEERATDIESQIERLRSAWDRANSPVVSSEDIAEVVSMWTGVPLMQLAEEESQRLLKMEEELRKSIIGQEDAIVAISRAVRRARAGLKDPKRPIGSFMFLGPTGVGKTELTKALAKFMFGSEEAAIQLDMSEFMERHTASRLVGAPPGYVGYEDAGQLTEALRRRPYSIIVFDEVEKAHPEVHNMLLQIMEEGHLSDAKGRKVDFRNAIIVMTSNIGADMIKKQTGLGFQTKRDEALEEKLSYDEMRKKLNESLKRAFRPEFINRLDGTVIFRSLNKDDIQQIVRIELDKVAARLIEHNLTLTATPEALSALADQGFDPEFGARPLRRVIQQRVEDPLSDKLLSGIFADGDAITVSVGEDGEIVLAKTEEKLAEPSL
- a CDS encoding peptide-methionine (S)-S-oxide reductase; the protein is MNANHQIATLAGGCFWCLEAVFDELNGVVSVESGYSGGHVDNPSYQAVCTGMTGHAEVVQVTFDPSTLSYRDLLRVFFAIHDPTTLNRQGADVGTQYRSAIFYHDDSQRADAEAVIRELTESKLWPNPIVTEVTKFDKFFAAEDYHQEYFVNNPSQPYCMAVVAPKVAKFRKHFVDRLKKQTA
- a CDS encoding hydrogenase maturation nickel metallochaperone HypA, which translates into the protein MHELPVTQSILEIALRHGEQANAKRITDIHIVMGELSTMVDDSIQFYWDMIAEGTIAQGATLHFRRVPAELQCMACFTKYSPKETELVCPNCGGVGAKIVAGEECSLEAIDVE
- a CDS encoding tRNA-dihydrouridine synthase; amino-acid sequence: MTAHFHIRDIPIHGDAILAPMDGYSDWPFRSVCRELGSAMSYTEFVDVQKILSRSKLPLKKFHFEEAERPIAFQLYGDDPDEILEAALRAQELRPDIIDINMGCPAKTVARRGAGVGMMRSPLKIARTFRKLTAALEIPVTGKIRLGWDDCRSYRLIARIVEENGGALIALHARTKEQRYAGHANWDAIAEVKSLVKIPVIGNGDARTVADIARMKQVTGCDAVMVGRGAVANPWIFAGLDRDQVPPEEVQRVLREHLARNLAFYGEGDGQRLFRKHAIQYLMMQSLSREARKQILRARPTGEFVTFISQIHAAVQDAQAPIEGTITAA